A region from the Lytechinus variegatus isolate NC3 chromosome 6, Lvar_3.0, whole genome shotgun sequence genome encodes:
- the LOC121416839 gene encoding mitochondrial potassium channel ATP-binding subunit-like: MIPKDHDLVVLKDFTLSCPRGKVIAICGPSGAGKSTVTALMERFYDVTAGSIRIDGIDVPDLDASWLRGRTIGYINQEPTLFATSIRENIRYGDPQATDTEVEEAAKLANAHDFIQDFPNGYDTVLGERGATISGGQKQRIAIARALIKRPSILILDEATSALDAEAERLVQDTINTVSRGRTVLIIAHRLSTIQNADVIAVLADGKIQEIGSHTELMKKKGMYADLVHRQASQDY; encoded by the exons ATGATcccaaaggaccatgacttg GTAGTACTCAAAGACTTCACGCTGAGCTGCCCCAGAGGAAAGGTAATTGCCATCTGTGGTCCCTCAGGGGCCGGCAAGTCAACGGTCACGGCGCTGATGGAGAGGTTTTATGATGTCACTGCAGGAAGTATAAGGATTGATGGGATAGATGTTCCTGACCTGGATGCCAGCTGGCTACGAGGAAGAACGATAGGATACATCAACCAG GAGCCAACACTGTTTGCTACGTCAATCAGAGAAAACATCAGATATGGGGATCCACAAGCTACAGACACAGAG GTAGAAGAAGCTGCTAAGTTAGCCAATGCTCATGATTTCATCCAAGACTTTCCAAACGGATATGACACAGTCCTCGGAGAGAGAGGAGCTACTATATCAGGTGGTCAGAAACAAAG GATAGCGATTGCAAGGGCGTTAATCAAGAGGCCTTCCATATTAATTCTCGATGAAGCAACAAGTGCACTTGATGCAGAAGCTGAGAGACTTGTACAGGACACTATAAATACAGTATCTAGAG GTCGCACAGTGCTTATCATTGCCCATAGACTTAGTACAATACAGAATGCAGATGTTATAGCTGTACTTGCAGATGGCAAAATTCAAGAG ATTGGCAGTCATACTGAATtaatgaagaagaaaggaaTGTATGCAGACCTTGTCCACCGGCAAGCTTCTCAGGactattga